Proteins encoded by one window of Chryseobacterium aquaeductus:
- a CDS encoding low molecular weight protein-tyrosine-phosphatase, translating to MKILMVCLGNICRSPLAEGIMKSKLPENFLVDSAGTIDMHKGGSPDKRSVKIAEKYGLNISKQCSRPVTIQDLDDFDKIFCMDLNNLKDVLSLAQNEKQKAKISLLMEVADLKHFPTEVPDPYWSELDGFEKVYHQLDEACEKIAKKLLISQAQNS from the coding sequence ATGAAAATACTTATGGTTTGTTTGGGCAATATTTGCCGAAGTCCGCTCGCAGAAGGAATTATGAAATCAAAATTGCCGGAAAATTTTTTGGTAGATTCTGCCGGAACCATAGATATGCACAAAGGAGGAAGCCCGGATAAAAGATCTGTAAAAATAGCAGAAAAATATGGTTTGAATATCTCGAAACAGTGCTCAAGACCTGTTACCATTCAGGATTTAGATGATTTTGATAAGATATTTTGTATGGATTTGAATAATCTTAAAGATGTTCTTTCATTGGCTCAAAATGAGAAGCAAAAAGCTAAAATTTCTCTTTTGATGGAAGTAGCAGATTTAAAACACTTCCCAACTGAGGTTCCCGATCCTTATTGGAGCGAATTGGATGGTTTTGAAAAAGTATATCATCAGCTTGATGAAGCGTGTGAAAAAATCGCCAAGAAACTTTTAATTTCACAAGCTCAAAACTCATAA
- a CDS encoding vWA domain-containing protein gives MTDKQFNFQQGFTFSKHVPEEISHFNRVFDVFKDLLTHTSGDIEEAFEWLDMLDKEYDIFTDEYTLEDFEEDLRKRGYIKKEDDSEDGNTGAGKGKNILTAKLEAALREYALDQIFGKLKKSGIGNHRTNKSGVGDERDGDNRNFQYGDDLSTVNMTESLKNAQINNGIADLRMTEDDLIVEETKHKAQMSTVLMIDISHSMILYGEDRITPAKKVAMALVELIKRKYPKDSIDIIVFGNEAWPIKIKDLPYLQVGPYHTNTVAGLELAMDILRRKRNTNKQIFMITDGKPSCLKLPNGEYYMNSVGLDQRIVTECLNKAAQARKLKIPITTFMIAQDPYLRQFVNAFTAQNKGKAFLTGLSGLGQMIFEDYEKNRIKRI, from the coding sequence ATGACAGATAAACAATTTAATTTTCAACAGGGATTTACATTCAGCAAACACGTTCCGGAAGAAATATCGCATTTCAACAGGGTTTTTGATGTGTTCAAAGACTTGCTGACTCACACTTCAGGCGATATTGAAGAAGCTTTTGAGTGGCTCGATATGCTCGATAAAGAATACGATATTTTCACCGACGAATATACGCTTGAAGATTTTGAAGAAGACCTTAGAAAGCGAGGCTATATCAAAAAAGAAGACGATTCCGAAGACGGAAATACAGGAGCCGGAAAAGGCAAAAATATTCTGACCGCCAAACTGGAAGCAGCTCTGCGTGAATATGCTTTAGACCAGATTTTCGGTAAGCTTAAAAAAAGCGGCATTGGAAATCACAGAACCAACAAATCCGGAGTCGGTGACGAGCGTGATGGTGATAACAGAAATTTCCAGTACGGCGACGATTTATCAACCGTCAATATGACCGAAAGTCTGAAAAATGCCCAAATTAACAATGGAATTGCAGATCTTCGAATGACAGAAGACGACCTCATTGTTGAAGAAACCAAACATAAAGCTCAGATGAGCACGGTTTTGATGATCGACATTAGTCACTCGATGATTTTGTACGGTGAAGACCGAATCACTCCTGCCAAAAAAGTGGCAATGGCATTGGTAGAACTCATCAAAAGAAAGTATCCAAAAGATTCCATCGACATTATCGTATTCGGAAACGAAGCATGGCCGATTAAAATCAAAGATCTTCCCTATTTGCAGGTTGGTCCCTATCACACAAACACCGTTGCTGGACTGGAATTGGCGATGGATATTCTCCGTAGAAAAAGAAACACTAACAAACAGATTTTCATGATCACCGATGGAAAACCGAGCTGTCTGAAACTGCCTAATGGTGAATATTATATGAACAGTGTCGGACTCGACCAAAGAATCGTAACCGAATGTTTGAATAAAGCTGCTCAGGCAAGGAAACTCAAAATCCCAATCACCACTTTTATGATTGCTCAAGATCCTTATCTTCGTCAGTTCGTGAATGCTTTTACAGCTCAAAACAAAGGAAAAGCTTTTCTGACAGGACTTTCAGGTTTAGGACAAATGATTTTTGAGGATTACGAGAAGAACAGAATTAAAAGAATTTAG
- a CDS encoding sigma 54-interacting transcriptional regulator: MKNDTTFKELKQSGYTDKTINQEIQANLISKIKAKEPVFEGLWGYEDSVVPQLKKAILAGHHINLLGLRGQAKTRIARSMVNLLDEYMPIVKGSEINDSPFQPISKFARDLVAEFGDETPISWVHRSNRFFEKLATPDVNVADLIGDIDPIKAATLKLPYSDERVLHYGMIPRANRSIFVLNELPDLQARIQVSLFNILQEGDIQIRGFQLRMPLDIQFVFTANPEDYTNRGSIVTPLKDRIGSQIFTHYPKTIALAKQITEQEAQVSAEDKAQIQIPDLAKNLLEEVAFAARDSEYVDAKSGVSARLTISAMENLVAAAKLRLIETNAQKTSVRLLDFMSIIPSITGKIELVYEGEQEGADYVAKILIDKAVMIQFESIFPRISKLEKEGIKTPYTDLIKWFNKNHLELNYTDTDEEFYSKLNSITPLKTVIEENASELSTEDKNFCKELVLWALTISKKLDKSENSNAYTFDSADIGQYLRN; encoded by the coding sequence ATGAAAAACGATACAACATTTAAAGAATTAAAACAATCAGGATATACCGATAAAACCATCAATCAGGAAATTCAGGCGAATTTAATTTCGAAAATCAAAGCAAAAGAACCTGTATTTGAAGGACTTTGGGGTTATGAAGATTCTGTGGTTCCGCAACTGAAAAAAGCAATTTTAGCGGGGCATCATATCAATTTATTAGGTTTACGCGGGCAAGCAAAAACCCGAATCGCAAGAAGCATGGTGAATCTTTTGGACGAGTACATGCCGATTGTAAAAGGTTCTGAAATCAATGACAGTCCGTTTCAGCCGATTTCAAAATTTGCAAGAGATCTTGTTGCAGAATTCGGTGATGAAACTCCGATTTCCTGGGTTCATCGTTCGAATCGTTTCTTTGAAAAATTGGCAACTCCCGATGTGAATGTTGCCGATCTAATTGGTGACATCGATCCGATAAAAGCTGCAACTTTAAAACTTCCTTACTCTGACGAACGTGTTTTGCATTACGGAATGATTCCGAGAGCGAACCGTTCAATATTTGTATTAAACGAATTGCCCGATTTACAGGCGAGAATTCAGGTTTCTCTGTTTAATATTTTGCAAGAAGGTGATATTCAGATTCGTGGATTTCAGTTGAGAATGCCTTTGGATATTCAGTTTGTATTTACGGCAAATCCTGAAGATTACACCAATCGTGGAAGCATTGTAACTCCTCTGAAAGACAGAATCGGGTCTCAGATTTTCACACATTATCCAAAGACAATTGCTTTAGCAAAACAGATTACAGAGCAGGAAGCTCAGGTTTCAGCAGAAGATAAAGCACAGATTCAAATTCCTGATTTGGCTAAAAATCTTTTGGAAGAAGTTGCTTTTGCAGCTCGTGACAGCGAATATGTAGATGCAAAAAGTGGCGTCAGTGCGAGGCTGACCATCAGTGCAATGGAAAACCTTGTTGCTGCTGCGAAATTACGTTTAATAGAAACAAACGCGCAAAAAACAAGTGTTCGATTACTAGATTTTATGTCGATCATTCCATCGATCACCGGGAAAATTGAATTGGTGTATGAAGGCGAACAGGAAGGCGCAGATTATGTGGCGAAAATATTAATCGATAAAGCAGTAATGATTCAGTTTGAAAGTATTTTCCCACGCATTTCAAAACTGGAAAAAGAAGGTATCAAAACTCCTTACACTGATTTGATTAAATGGTTTAATAAAAATCATTTAGAGCTTAACTATACCGATACAGACGAAGAATTTTACAGCAAACTCAACAGTATAACTCCCCTGAAAACAGTTATAGAAGAAAATGCTTCAGAGCTGAGCACAGAAGACAAAAACTTCTGCAAAGAATTGGTTTTATGGGCTTTGACGATCAGCAAGAAATTAGATAAATCTGAGAATTCTAACGCTTATACTTTTGATTCTGCGGATATTGGACAGTATTTGAGGAATTAA
- a CDS encoding acyl-CoA thioesterase: MIHTTHTIRVRYAETDPMKYVYYGNYAAYFELGRVELFRSIGISYDEIEKLGIWLPVSDYNIKYLKPALYDQKLEIHTYIKKIPGVRIEFEYEIYNEEKIKITEARTTLFFLNSETNKVIKCPDFLMELIEKNWKEEEL, from the coding sequence ATGATACATACAACTCACACAATACGAGTACGTTACGCAGAAACAGACCCTATGAAATACGTCTATTACGGCAACTACGCCGCATATTTTGAGTTGGGAAGAGTCGAACTTTTCAGGAGCATAGGGATTTCCTACGATGAGATAGAAAAGCTCGGAATCTGGCTGCCGGTTTCTGATTACAATATTAAGTATTTAAAACCAGCTTTATACGATCAAAAATTAGAAATTCATACTTATATAAAAAAAATTCCGGGAGTGAGGATAGAATTTGAATACGAAATTTATAACGAGGAAAAGATAAAGATCACAGAAGCACGCACTACCCTATTTTTTTTAAATTCTGAAACCAATAAAGTGATCAAATGTCCGGATTTTTTAATGGAACTTATTGAAAAAAATTGGAAGGAAGAAGAGTTATAA
- the dnaA gene encoding chromosomal replication initiator protein DnaA: MNENLMMIWQNCLQFMRDNLNAAEDNSDLKKLEKSFDLLFDKVHPISLVDNNLTLMVPSDFYKEYIEDNYLSLLSAALKKNIGKGVKLWYSVMENKPSGLEKPVTMNMKGKTVPTPKMQETMPQGFSSNIVNPFVVPGIKKVNIDSNLKADFSFDNYVEGESNKFASTVARSIAKRPGATAFNPLFLYGGYGVGKTHLGQAVGLEVKSQFPDKVVLYLSSEKFIQQFISAAKAHKQTEFANFYQMVDVLIIDDIQFLSGKSATQDSFFHIFDYLHQNGKQIILTSDKAPVDIMDIQDRIVSRFKWGLSAEIKSPDLDTRRRIIVDKLSRDGIVLTEDMLDFLAAEAKTNVRELIGVINSVIAYSTIYKSELSLELLKETINKIAANQKKIINIPYIQDVVCEYFGIKREQLLSKTRKREIALPRQLAMYFAKEFTNATFTKIGEEMGGKDHSTVMYACDTIKDVSKIDKEVKKYVKELTEKIKH; encoded by the coding sequence ATGAACGAAAATTTAATGATGATTTGGCAGAATTGCCTTCAGTTTATGCGAGATAATTTAAACGCAGCTGAGGATAATTCTGATCTTAAAAAACTCGAAAAATCCTTCGATCTTCTATTTGATAAAGTTCATCCGATTTCATTGGTTGACAATAATCTCACGTTGATGGTTCCGAGTGATTTTTATAAAGAATATATTGAAGATAATTATTTATCGTTACTTTCTGCTGCCCTGAAGAAAAATATCGGTAAAGGCGTTAAACTTTGGTATTCTGTAATGGAAAATAAACCTAGCGGTTTAGAAAAACCCGTTACGATGAATATGAAAGGCAAAACGGTTCCTACTCCGAAAATGCAGGAAACAATGCCTCAAGGTTTTTCATCCAATATTGTAAATCCTTTTGTGGTTCCGGGAATCAAAAAAGTAAATATTGATTCTAATCTTAAAGCAGATTTTTCTTTTGATAATTATGTGGAAGGAGAAAGTAATAAATTTGCATCAACGGTAGCAAGATCTATCGCAAAAAGACCTGGTGCAACAGCTTTTAATCCATTGTTTTTATACGGAGGTTATGGAGTTGGAAAAACACACTTGGGTCAGGCAGTTGGATTGGAAGTAAAAAGCCAGTTTCCTGATAAAGTAGTTCTTTATCTTTCTTCAGAAAAATTTATACAACAGTTTATTTCGGCTGCAAAGGCTCATAAGCAAACAGAATTTGCCAACTTTTACCAAATGGTAGATGTTCTGATTATTGATGATATTCAGTTCTTATCAGGGAAATCTGCTACGCAGGATAGCTTCTTCCATATTTTTGATTATTTACATCAGAATGGAAAACAGATTATCTTAACATCAGATAAAGCGCCTGTCGATATTATGGATATTCAGGACAGAATTGTTTCCCGTTTCAAATGGGGACTTTCTGCAGAGATCAAATCTCCGGATCTGGATACCCGCAGAAGAATTATCGTTGATAAACTAAGCAGAGACGGTATTGTTTTAACAGAAGATATGCTGGATTTCCTAGCTGCTGAAGCAAAAACAAACGTAAGAGAGCTTATTGGAGTGATCAACTCAGTAATTGCGTATTCCACGATTTACAAATCTGAATTGAGTCTTGAATTATTAAAAGAGACGATCAATAAGATTGCAGCCAACCAGAAAAAAATCATCAATATTCCTTACATTCAAGATGTGGTTTGCGAATATTTCGGAATCAAGAGAGAACAACTTTTATCTAAAACGAGAAAACGAGAAATCGCTTTACCTAGACAGCTGGCAATGTATTTTGCTAAAGAATTTACCAATGCAACTTTTACAAAAATTGGTGAAGAAATGGGCGGCAAAGACCACTCAACAGTAATGTACGCTTGCGATACGATAAAAGATGTTTCTAAAATCGATAAGGAAGTAAAAAAATATGTAAAAGAACTTACAGAGAAAATCAAACATTAA
- a CDS encoding DUF2339 domain-containing protein, with translation MNSVFAIVVILIILLILVYHKLSNRIDRLEKQIADLSKKQTHPIEELKNVEHPAETHQFTNDETDVQNQKIISPDIEEPEPQKDWLNPVFDFLKQNALTIIGIFTLVLGIGYFVKYAIDKNWIGETSRAGIGFIAGIFIIGIGHFLRKNYNIFSSIITGGGIAVLYFTTTIAFREYHIFSQNSAFLITCLITLFSIELAYFYESEILIIFSLFGGFLAPLMISTGQSNYAFLFTYLSVLNIGMLVIAYLKHWKSIGWISFLFTSIYLFFWTTENPSLTSIPFYLVTYIILYAFALQNHIKKSILQQLDILMLVLINFSGVAGLVYIFNELQIFPVSVFPVAFAIINSVGWYREYQKKDFGINYSVFTSLTISLITLAFALELKTHITTSVWAIEASLLLFIWKSTNHRIFKTFFYFLFPMVILSQMVTWARYFNSESLAIIFNSVFITSLVVIGSCFANLFLLKKDSEEDKNEKELYENFFKILSFLVIYFSILFEIIYHVSEESFFFITTVSFLYTFFYLFTILLFRKKLSISKDFQTGLIYLFSFLLIIYISTSQVSTEIISNRIDFNFFFMHLLYILPLSYLLLKIVPESDFIKTKFSYWLVSVIIVLAFSCELFRSYILLNANNLEDLSNLQNHFKILYLPIIWAVLACLFIYFGLKKEIPEFNKIGFSLLGIMIFKLYTYDVWQMDNVSRIVAFIILGIILLLSSFMFQRLKNLIKNFVEKKDENTKANQ, from the coding sequence ATGAATTCTGTTTTTGCTATTGTTGTCATATTAATCATTCTTCTCATATTGGTTTATCATAAACTCAGTAACAGAATTGATAGGTTAGAAAAGCAGATCGCGGATTTGTCTAAAAAGCAAACTCATCCAATTGAAGAATTAAAGAACGTAGAACATCCTGCAGAAACACATCAATTTACCAATGATGAAACGGACGTTCAGAATCAAAAGATAATTTCCCCAGATATTGAAGAACCTGAACCTCAAAAAGACTGGCTGAATCCCGTTTTTGATTTTCTGAAACAAAATGCTTTAACGATCATCGGGATTTTTACATTGGTCTTGGGAATCGGTTATTTTGTAAAATATGCAATCGATAAAAACTGGATTGGCGAAACCTCAAGAGCCGGAATTGGATTTATTGCAGGAATTTTCATCATAGGAATAGGACATTTTTTAAGGAAGAATTACAATATTTTCTCTTCAATTATCACAGGCGGAGGCATTGCAGTACTGTATTTTACGACTACCATCGCTTTTCGTGAATATCATATTTTTTCGCAGAACAGCGCATTTTTGATTACTTGTTTGATAACTTTATTTTCGATTGAGCTGGCGTATTTTTATGAAAGTGAAATTTTAATTATTTTCTCCCTATTTGGTGGTTTTTTGGCTCCGCTGATGATCAGTACCGGACAAAGCAATTATGCGTTTTTGTTTACCTACTTGTCTGTTTTGAATATAGGAATGCTCGTTATCGCCTATCTCAAACACTGGAAAAGTATTGGCTGGATCTCTTTTCTATTTACATCAATCTATCTTTTTTTCTGGACTACGGAAAATCCTTCTTTGACAAGTATTCCTTTTTATTTGGTTACTTACATTATTTTGTATGCATTTGCACTGCAGAATCACATCAAAAAAAGTATCTTACAACAACTAGATATTCTGATGCTTGTTCTCATTAATTTTTCTGGAGTGGCAGGTTTAGTGTATATCTTCAATGAACTGCAAATTTTTCCGGTATCCGTATTTCCTGTAGCTTTTGCAATCATCAATTCTGTAGGATGGTATCGGGAGTATCAAAAGAAAGATTTTGGCATCAACTATTCAGTTTTTACCAGCCTTACAATCAGTTTGATTACGCTGGCATTTGCACTCGAATTAAAAACACATATCACCACAAGTGTCTGGGCAATAGAAGCGAGCTTACTTCTTTTTATCTGGAAAAGTACCAATCATAGAATATTCAAAACATTTTTTTACTTTCTATTCCCCATGGTTATTTTGTCTCAGATGGTGACTTGGGCAAGATATTTCAATTCGGAATCATTGGCTATTATATTCAATTCTGTTTTTATTACAAGTCTTGTTGTGATTGGAAGTTGTTTTGCCAATCTGTTTTTACTTAAAAAAGATTCTGAAGAAGATAAAAATGAGAAAGAATTATATGAAAACTTTTTTAAGATCCTTTCATTTTTGGTAATTTATTTTTCAATTCTATTTGAAATCATTTATCATGTTTCAGAGGAAAGCTTTTTCTTTATTACTACCGTTAGTTTTCTCTACACTTTTTTTTACTTATTTACCATACTTTTATTCCGCAAAAAACTCAGCATCAGCAAAGATTTTCAAACTGGCCTGATCTATCTTTTCAGTTTTCTGCTCATCATTTATATTTCTACTTCACAAGTTTCTACAGAGATTATTAGCAATAGAATAGATTTCAATTTTTTCTTTATGCACTTGTTGTACATTCTCCCGCTGTCTTATTTGCTTTTAAAAATCGTTCCAGAGTCTGACTTTATCAAAACAAAATTTTCATATTGGTTGGTCTCTGTGATTATTGTGTTAGCTTTTAGTTGTGAATTGTTCCGTTCTTATATTTTACTGAATGCAAACAACTTAGAAGATTTATCAAACCTTCAGAATCATTTCAAAATACTATATCTACCAATCATTTGGGCAGTTTTGGCGTGTCTTTTTATCTACTTTGGTCTTAAAAAGGAAATTCCCGAATTTAATAAAATCGGTTTCAGCCTGCTTGGTATCATGATCTTTAAATTATATACTTACGATGTCTGGCAGATGGATAATGTCTCAAGAATTGTTGCTTTTATTATTTTGGGAATTATCCTTTTACTAAGTTCGTTTATGTTTCAACGACTGAAAAATTTGATCAAAAATTTTGTAGAAAAGAAAGATGAAAATACGAAAGCAAATCAATAG
- a CDS encoding DUF2891 domain-containing protein has translation MKKCLLALLFSSLIYAQESQKLTDEMAVKLSKKPLHCINQEYPNKTAHIINNVNEVSLSPKDLHPSFYGCFDWHSSVHGHWMLVRLLKTKPNLSVAKDIENILDHSFKKENLQTEADYFTNYQLTTTFERTYGWAWLLKLDKELMTWNHPKAKIWHENLKPLTDKILASWKAYLPKQTYPNRTGVHPNTAFAMVFALDWAKAAKDKDFESQLTEKAKYFYLNNKKTPAYLEPDGSDFFSPSLEIADLMRRVLPQKEFVKWLDNFYEKRSLENIEKIPVVSDLSDYQTVHLVGLSFSKAWCMKGIAKSLPDNHPLKKEFEKTATIFLNNGLPLLFQGNYGGDHWLASFAVFALEE, from the coding sequence ATGAAAAAATGTCTCTTAGCACTTTTATTTTCGTCGTTGATATATGCTCAGGAATCTCAAAAGCTGACTGATGAAATGGCGGTCAAATTATCAAAAAAACCTTTGCATTGCATCAATCAGGAATATCCCAATAAAACAGCGCATATCATCAATAATGTGAACGAAGTTTCTTTGAGTCCAAAAGATCTGCACCCAAGTTTTTACGGTTGTTTCGACTGGCATTCTTCAGTTCACGGACATTGGATGTTGGTTCGTCTGCTAAAAACAAAACCAAATTTATCCGTTGCTAAAGACATCGAAAATATCTTAGACCATTCTTTTAAGAAAGAAAATCTACAGACCGAAGCAGATTACTTTACCAATTATCAGTTGACTACAACTTTTGAACGAACGTATGGTTGGGCTTGGTTACTGAAATTAGACAAAGAGTTAATGACCTGGAATCATCCAAAAGCAAAAATCTGGCACGAGAATTTAAAACCTTTAACAGATAAAATTCTTGCTTCATGGAAAGCCTATTTACCAAAACAAACGTATCCAAACCGAACAGGAGTTCATCCTAATACAGCATTCGCAATGGTTTTTGCCTTAGATTGGGCAAAAGCTGCAAAGGATAAAGATTTTGAAAGTCAATTGACTGAAAAAGCAAAGTATTTCTATTTAAATAATAAAAAAACGCCTGCCTATCTAGAACCGGACGGTTCAGATTTTTTCTCGCCAAGTCTTGAAATTGCAGATTTAATGAGAAGAGTTCTTCCTCAAAAGGAATTTGTAAAGTGGCTTGACAATTTCTACGAAAAAAGAAGTCTTGAAAATATTGAGAAAATTCCTGTTGTAAGTGATTTGAGTGATTATCAGACTGTACATTTGGTCGGTTTATCTTTCTCAAAAGCATGGTGTATGAAGGGAATTGCAAAGTCACTTCCCGATAATCATCCTCTGAAAAAGGAATTTGAGAAAACCGCAACTATCTTTTTAAACAACGGACTTCCATTATTATTCCAAGGAAATTATGGTGGTGATCACTGGTTGGCGAGTTTTGCGGTATTTGCCTTGGAAGAATAG
- a CDS encoding SAM-dependent methyltransferase, protein MLFLLPAYLSENTPVTHFSPVIKEYIMQTDYFFVENEKTARKVIKFFAPEKKQSELKLFLLDKYTESADVKEAQDRMLNGQDFGLLSEAGLPCIADPGNLIVKWCHEKKIRVIPISGPSSIILALISSGFNGQEFTFNGYLPIEKGEKKKQIQLLESELQKTGYTQIFMETPYRNNVLFDDLCKFLSPNTKLCIAANINDADHEFIKTLSIKDWQKQKPELHKIPAVFVIGK, encoded by the coding sequence ATGCTTTTTTTACTTCCTGCCTATCTTTCTGAAAATACTCCAGTGACTCATTTTTCGCCGGTGATTAAAGAATACATCATGCAGACAGATTATTTTTTTGTTGAAAATGAAAAAACAGCAAGAAAAGTCATTAAATTTTTTGCTCCTGAAAAAAAACAGTCAGAATTAAAGCTATTTCTGTTAGATAAATATACCGAAAGTGCAGACGTAAAAGAGGCACAAGACAGAATGCTCAATGGTCAGGATTTCGGATTGCTTTCAGAAGCGGGACTTCCATGTATTGCCGATCCCGGAAATCTTATTGTAAAATGGTGTCACGAAAAAAAAATAAGAGTAATCCCAATTTCGGGACCTTCATCAATTATTTTAGCTTTGATTTCCAGTGGATTCAACGGTCAGGAATTTACCTTTAATGGTTATCTTCCCATCGAAAAAGGAGAAAAGAAAAAACAAATTCAATTGCTGGAAAGCGAACTCCAAAAAACAGGTTACACACAAATTTTTATGGAAACTCCGTACAGAAACAATGTGCTTTTTGATGATTTGTGTAAATTTCTTTCACCAAACACCAAACTTTGTATTGCTGCAAATATCAACGATGCTGATCATGAATTTATCAAAACTTTAAGCATCAAAGATTGGCAAAAACAAAAACCTGAACTACATAAAATTCCGGCGGTGTTTGTAATTGGAAAATAG
- a CDS encoding class I SAM-dependent methyltransferase encodes MKDLMGRAIWDYFHNGNTEDLQTETSISELDELPVDYLFRDFEEMNKIEQKALKLSHGKVLDIGAGAGSHSLYLQNERNLDVTALDFSSKSIEVCQLRGIQKAVDKNMLEFSGETFDTILLLMNGTGIFQSLNVIDIYFKKLYSLLNKNGQILIDSTDILYMFDQDEDGGVLIPAGGYYGELDYIVHYKDESEDPIKWLYLDFNTLKNAAENNGFKIEKLIQEDDSYLAKLIKR; translated from the coding sequence ATGAAAGACTTAATGGGACGCGCAATATGGGATTATTTTCACAACGGAAATACAGAAGATTTGCAGACTGAAACTTCAATTTCCGAACTCGATGAGCTTCCGGTAGACTATCTTTTCAGAGATTTTGAAGAGATGAATAAAATCGAACAAAAAGCTTTAAAATTATCTCACGGAAAAGTTCTCGACATCGGAGCAGGAGCGGGTTCGCATTCGTTGTATCTTCAGAATGAAAGAAATTTAGATGTTACCGCTTTAGATTTTTCCTCAAAATCGATTGAAGTTTGCCAACTGAGAGGAATTCAGAAAGCAGTTGACAAAAATATGCTTGAATTTTCGGGCGAAACTTTTGATACAATTCTTCTGTTAATGAATGGGACAGGAATTTTCCAAAGCCTGAATGTGATTGATATTTACTTCAAAAAACTTTATTCTTTACTAAATAAAAACGGACAAATCCTAATCGACAGCACAGACATTCTATATATGTTTGATCAAGATGAGGATGGAGGAGTTTTGATTCCGGCTGGTGGATATTATGGCGAATTAGATTATATAGTTCATTATAAAGATGAATCTGAAGATCCTATCAAATGGCTGTATCTCGATTTTAATACATTAAAAAATGCTGCGGAAAATAATGGTTTTAAAATTGAAAAACTGATTCAGGAGGATGATTCTTATTTGGCAAAATTAATAAAGAGATAA